One region of Oscillospiraceae bacterium genomic DNA includes:
- a CDS encoding leucine-rich repeat domain-containing protein, whose protein sequence is MKMQLTRIAMVLSFLIFAATCAPAQEAPSASGNSAISSKAAVSEISEYEYQTVEGGIEIIKYNGTELMVTVPAEIDGKPVVSIGEWAFSGLEISEATLPDTVTSIGWGAFSESEALLKITLPKNLTVIEKYAFSNCCALEEIKIPEGVAVIGYGAFSECSALKSIQLPASLKKIEFNTFAGCKVLTSIDIPAGVTEIEYDAFYKCNALSHIAIPASVTKIGENAFEECENLTAVCYGEYAAEYCKANGVAYIKG, encoded by the coding sequence ATGAAGATGCAATTGACGCGCATTGCGATGGTATTATCTTTTTTGATCTTTGCCGCCACATGCGCTCCGGCGCAGGAGGCGCCGTCTGCTTCCGGGAATTCGGCGATTTCCTCAAAGGCAGCGGTTTCCGAAATATCCGAGTATGAATATCAGACGGTCGAAGGCGGCATAGAAATTATAAAATATAACGGCACAGAGTTAATGGTCACGGTGCCGGCTGAGATCGACGGAAAACCTGTGGTCAGCATCGGCGAATGGGCATTTTCGGGTTTGGAAATCTCCGAAGCGACGCTTCCGGATACGGTGACCTCCATCGGATGGGGCGCTTTTTCCGAGTCGGAAGCGCTCTTGAAAATCACCTTGCCGAAAAACCTGACCGTTATCGAAAAATACGCTTTTTCAAACTGCTGCGCGCTCGAAGAAATTAAAATCCCGGAAGGCGTGGCGGTCATCGGGTACGGCGCGTTTTCCGAGTGCAGCGCGTTAAAAAGCATTCAGCTGCCCGCTTCGCTCAAAAAGATCGAGTTCAACACCTTCGCGGGCTGCAAGGTTTTGACGAGCATCGACATACCGGCCGGCGTCACCGAAATCGAATACGACGCGTTTTATAAATGCAACGCGCTATCGCACATCGCGATTCCGGCGAGCGTCACCAAGATCGGAGAAAACGCTTTTGAGGAGTGCGAAAACCTCACCGCGGTCTGTTACGGCGAGTACGCGGCCGAGTATTGCAAAGCAAACGGGGTTGCCTATATCAAGGGATGA
- the rplQ gene encoding 50S ribosomal protein L17: MPGTRKLGRTTDQRTAMLRAMVTFLLEKGKIETTVTRAKEVRALADEMITLGKQNTLHAKRQVFAFVTKESVAAKLFNEISPKYESKNGGYTRVIKTGPRRGDAAEMAIIELV, translated from the coding sequence ATGCCCGGAACCAGAAAACTCGGCAGGACGACTGACCAGAGAACCGCCATGCTGCGGGCGATGGTCACTTTCCTGCTGGAAAAAGGCAAGATTGAGACGACTGTCACACGCGCAAAAGAAGTGCGCGCGCTGGCCGATGAGATGATAACGCTCGGAAAACAGAACACGCTGCATGCAAAACGGCAGGTATTCGCGTTCGTCACCAAAGAGAGCGTTGCGGCAAAGCTGTTTAACGAGATCTCGCCGAAATATGAAAGCAAAAACGGCGGATATACCCGTGTGATCAAGACCGGTCCCCGCCGCGGTGACGCTGCCGAAATGGCCATCATCGAACTGGTATAA
- a CDS encoding DNA-directed RNA polymerase subunit alpha, with protein sequence MLEIQKPKIEISEMKADGSYGKFVVEPLERGYGTTLGNSLRRVLLSSLPGVAVTSVKIDGVQHEFSTIPGVKEDVTEIILNIKGLTVKLFSEGPKTVYIEAQDECEVTAGSIKADAEVEVLNPSMHIASLSAGAKLNMEIVLDKGRGYVSAEKNRDNSSVIGVIPVDSIYTPVIKVNYAVENTRVGNVTDYDKLTLEVWTDGTISARDSVSLGAKILGELLVLFISLSEGAVDSDILVERSEKSKEKVLEMAIDDLELSVRSFNCLKRAGLNTVEDLINKSEEEMIKVRNLGRKSLDEVIGKLASLGLSLKSDDE encoded by the coding sequence TTGTTGGAGATTCAAAAGCCCAAAATAGAGATCAGCGAAATGAAGGCAGACGGTTCCTACGGCAAGTTCGTCGTCGAGCCGCTTGAGCGCGGCTACGGCACGACATTAGGGAACAGCCTGAGAAGAGTTTTACTCTCGTCACTGCCCGGCGTGGCGGTGACGTCGGTAAAAATAGACGGCGTACAGCATGAGTTTTCCACCATCCCCGGCGTCAAGGAAGACGTGACCGAGATCATCCTGAATATCAAGGGACTCACGGTCAAGCTCTTCTCCGAAGGACCCAAAACGGTCTACATCGAAGCGCAGGACGAGTGCGAAGTCACTGCGGGCAGCATCAAAGCTGACGCGGAAGTGGAAGTTTTAAATCCGTCAATGCACATCGCTTCATTGAGCGCGGGTGCAAAGCTGAACATGGAAATCGTTCTGGACAAGGGCAGAGGTTATGTCTCCGCCGAGAAAAACCGGGACAACTCTTCCGTGATCGGCGTTATTCCCGTCGACTCTATTTACACACCCGTCATCAAAGTCAACTACGCGGTTGAAAACACCCGTGTCGGCAATGTGACGGACTACGACAAGCTCACGCTCGAGGTATGGACGGACGGCACGATTTCCGCCCGTGATTCCGTATCATTGGGCGCGAAGATTCTGGGCGAACTGCTGGTGCTTTTCATCTCGCTCTCCGAAGGCGCGGTCGACAGCGATATCCTGGTCGAGCGCAGCGAGAAGAGCAAGGAAAAGGTGCTTGAGATGGCAATCGACGATCTTGAACTCTCGGTTCGGTCGTTCAACTGCCTCAAACGCGCGGGTCTGAATACCGTCGAAGACCTGATCAACAAGAGCGAAGAAGAGATGATCAAGGTCCGCAACCTCGGTCGGAAATCCCTCGACGAGGTCATCGGAAAACTGGCCTCTTTGGGTCTCTCGCTCAAAAGCGACGACGAATAA
- the rpsD gene encoding 30S ribosomal protein S4, translated as MARYTDSVCRLCRREGQKLFLKGDRCYTDKCAVSRRPGVPGQHGQGRKKTSEYGIQMRSKQKAKRYYGVLESQFRKYFDMAIKQPGVSGENLLRILESRLDNIIYRLGFASSRKEARQMVLHRHFTVNGSIVNIPSYLCKAGDVIAMKESSRSVETFKDQFESNAKPIPAWLSADKANMTANVAALPTREEIDLQVEERLIVELYSK; from the coding sequence ATGGCAAGATATACCGATTCGGTGTGCCGCCTCTGCCGCAGAGAGGGCCAAAAGCTCTTTTTGAAAGGCGATCGCTGCTATACCGACAAGTGCGCCGTGTCCCGCAGACCCGGGGTCCCCGGACAGCACGGACAGGGCAGAAAAAAGACCAGTGAATACGGCATCCAGATGCGTTCAAAACAGAAAGCAAAACGCTACTACGGCGTCCTGGAGAGCCAGTTCCGCAAATATTTCGACATGGCGATCAAACAGCCCGGCGTCTCGGGTGAAAACCTGCTCCGCATTTTGGAGAGCCGGCTTGACAACATCATCTACCGCCTCGGTTTCGCGTCTTCGCGCAAAGAGGCCAGACAGATGGTTCTGCACCGCCATTTTACCGTCAACGGTTCGATCGTCAACATCCCCTCCTATCTCTGCAAAGCAGGCGATGTGATTGCGATGAAGGAATCCAGCCGCTCTGTCGAGACATTCAAAGATCAGTTCGAAAGCAATGCGAAACCCATTCCCGCGTGGCTGTCCGCCGACAAGGCGAACATGACCGCGAATGTCGCAGCTCTTCCCACACGCGAAGAAATCGACCTGCAGGTCGAAGAGCGTCTGATCGTCGAGTTGTACTCGAAATAA
- the rpsK gene encoding 30S ribosomal protein S11 yields the protein MATTTNAKKATATTRRRKERKNIDRGVAHIQSSFNNTIVTISDTQGNVISWASSGEMGFRGSKKSTPFAAQTAAEAAAKLAMDHGMKTVDVFVKGPGSGREAAIRALQATGLDITLIKDVTPIPHNGCRPPKRRRV from the coding sequence ATGGCTACTACGACAAACGCGAAAAAAGCAACCGCTACGACGCGCCGCCGCAAAGAGCGCAAGAATATCGACCGCGGCGTCGCACACATTCAATCGAGTTTCAATAACACCATCGTCACTATTTCCGATACCCAGGGCAACGTCATCTCATGGGCGAGCTCGGGCGAGATGGGATTCCGCGGCTCCAAGAAGTCCACGCCGTTTGCGGCGCAGACAGCGGCTGAAGCGGCGGCAAAACTCGCTATGGACCACGGCATGAAAACCGTCGACGTCTTCGTCAAAGGCCCCGGTTCGGGACGCGAAGCCGCGATCAGAGCGCTTCAGGCGACCGGCCTGGACATCACGCTGATCAAAGACGTTACGCCCATTCCGCACAACGGCTGCCGTCCGCCGAAAAGAAGACGCGTATAG
- the rpsM gene encoding 30S ribosomal protein S13: protein MARIAGIDLPREKRVEIGLTYIFGIGRKLSNDILAQTGVNPDTRVKDLTEEDVSKIRECIDKSYRVEGDLHREVQLNIKRLVEIGSYRGTRHRKGLPVRGQRSKTNARTRKGPKRTIANKKK, encoded by the coding sequence TTGGCACGAATTGCCGGTATTGATCTGCCCCGTGAGAAACGGGTCGAGATCGGGCTGACCTATATTTTTGGGATCGGCCGCAAACTCTCTAACGACATCCTCGCCCAGACGGGCGTAAATCCCGATACCCGCGTCAAGGATCTGACCGAAGAGGACGTCTCCAAGATCAGGGAATGCATCGACAAGAGCTACCGGGTCGAAGGCGATCTGCACCGCGAAGTGCAGCTCAACATCAAGCGACTGGTCGAGATCGGCTCCTATCGCGGAACCCGTCATCGCAAGGGTCTTCCGGTGCGCGGTCAGCGCTCCAAGACCAACGCCAGAACCCGCAAGGGTCCGAAGCGTACCATCGCAAACAAGAAGAAGTAA
- the rpmJ gene encoding 50S ribosomal protein L36, with protein sequence MKVRPSVRPMCEKCKVIKRKGKVMVICENPKHKQRQG encoded by the coding sequence ATGAAAGTGAGACCTTCAGTGAGACCTATGTGCGAAAAGTGCAAGGTGATTAAACGCAAAGGCAAGGTTATGGTTATTTGCGAGAATCCCAAACACAAGCAGCGCCAGGGTTAG
- the infA gene encoding translation initiation factor IF-1, giving the protein MSKDDVIELEGVILEALPNAQFTVQLANGHKLLAYISGKLRMNFIRILPGDKVTVEISPYDLSKGRITWRSK; this is encoded by the coding sequence TTGTCGAAAGATGATGTCATCGAATTGGAAGGCGTGATTTTGGAAGCCCTTCCGAACGCCCAGTTCACCGTTCAGCTCGCGAACGGACACAAACTTCTGGCGTACATTTCAGGAAAACTGCGGATGAATTTTATCCGCATATTGCCCGGAGACAAGGTCACGGTGGAGATCTCTCCCTACGATTTGTCCAAAGGCAGAATAACATGGCGCTCAAAGTGA
- the map gene encoding type I methionyl aminopeptidase, whose amino-acid sequence MIAVKNAAQLAAMRNACRIAANALAVGAAEIGEGVTTAHIDAAIKKYIFSQSAKPSFLGYNGFPASACISVNDEVIHGIPGGRKLCKGDIVGIDVGAFFEGFHGDTAGTFPVGACDPEDRRLLEVTKNALSAGMAAAKAGNRIGDISNAVQTVVESAGFSVVRDYVGHGVGEKLHEDPEVPNFGSPGHGPRLVEGMTIAIEPMVNAGGWEIDVLDNNWTVVTTDGKKSAHFEHTVLITADGGKPLTTAD is encoded by the coding sequence ATGATCGCTGTGAAAAATGCCGCCCAGCTGGCCGCGATGCGAAACGCCTGCAGAATTGCCGCTAACGCGCTGGCAGTGGGCGCGGCAGAGATCGGGGAAGGGGTAACGACCGCCCACATCGATGCCGCAATCAAAAAATATATATTCTCCCAATCGGCCAAACCCAGCTTTTTGGGATATAACGGTTTTCCGGCTTCCGCCTGCATCTCGGTCAATGACGAAGTCATCCACGGGATTCCCGGCGGACGGAAACTGTGTAAAGGAGATATCGTCGGTATCGACGTGGGCGCCTTTTTTGAGGGTTTCCACGGGGATACGGCGGGGACATTTCCGGTCGGAGCGTGCGATCCCGAGGACCGGCGGCTGCTGGAGGTCACGAAAAACGCGCTGTCCGCGGGAATGGCTGCCGCCAAAGCCGGAAACAGAATCGGAGATATTTCGAACGCGGTGCAGACTGTGGTTGAGAGCGCCGGATTCTCGGTGGTGCGCGACTACGTGGGGCACGGTGTCGGCGAAAAACTCCACGAGGATCCCGAAGTCCCCAACTTCGGAAGTCCCGGACACGGCCCGCGGCTTGTCGAGGGTATGACGATCGCAATCGAGCCGATGGTCAACGCCGGCGGCTGGGAGATCGACGTCCTCGACAACAACTGGACAGTGGTCACAACGGACGGTAAAAAATCCGCGCATTTCGAACACACCGTTTTGATTACGGCCGACGGCGGGAAACCGCTGACGACAGCTGATTGA
- a CDS encoding adenylate kinase produces the protein MRVILLGAPGAGKGTQAEAVCKALNIPAISTGNILKAAMKEGTPLGLSAKSFIESGQLVPDDVIIGIVKARIREDDCKNGFLFDGFPRTIAQAEALDQMGVTIDRVINIRASDDLIIRRIGGRRSCPACGAVFHIEHKKPKSDNLCDNCGEKLVIRSDDEPQTVQKRLQVYRSQTKPLERFYAEKGLLFEVDGEKDSSLVTKDILGVLGQ, from the coding sequence ATGAGAGTCATTTTACTCGGGGCGCCGGGCGCCGGCAAGGGCACGCAGGCAGAAGCGGTCTGCAAGGCCCTGAATATCCCCGCAATCTCCACGGGCAATATCCTCAAAGCCGCGATGAAAGAGGGAACTCCGCTCGGTCTATCGGCGAAGTCCTTCATCGAGAGCGGTCAGCTCGTCCCGGACGACGTCATCATCGGCATCGTCAAGGCGCGCATCAGGGAGGATGACTGCAAAAACGGGTTTTTGTTTGACGGATTTCCCCGCACGATTGCTCAGGCGGAGGCACTTGATCAAATGGGCGTCACCATTGACCGGGTGATCAACATCCGGGCTTCCGACGATCTGATCATCCGGCGCATCGGCGGCAGAAGAAGCTGCCCGGCCTGCGGCGCTGTGTTTCACATCGAGCACAAGAAGCCGAAGAGCGATAATCTGTGCGACAACTGCGGCGAAAAACTCGTCATCCGAAGCGACGACGAACCGCAGACCGTTCAAAAAAGACTTCAGGTCTATCGTTCCCAAACCAAACCGCTCGAACGGTTTTACGCCGAAAAAGGTCTTTTGTTCGAAGTGGACGGCGAGAAAGACTCCTCGCTCGTGACTAAGGATATCCTCGGGGTATTGGGACAATGA
- the secY gene encoding preprotein translocase subunit SecY — protein sequence MFKTIRNAFAIPELRKKIFYTFLIIAIFRIGAVMVTVPFVDPAALTAAAGNQYLSYINLFTGGGFEKGTLFALSISPYITSSIIVQLLTVAIPSWERMQKEGEEGRKKLGQVTRAGTVIMALIEGFSYFMYLRNTAALSDAVIYKDGFQGIFSAVVIIASYIAGATLMMWLGEQINKKGIGNGVSLLLFAGIVANFDSIISSLTSAWKNYAPEKPIYYGIVPLLAVLLLVEIYFVVYMDAAERRLPVQYAKRVVGRKVYGGQNTNMPLKVNMANVLPVIFANSLLSLPTMLLGFGVGVTAYDSSGNPSAFTGFGNFLKWFSYQGAAYMILYIVLIVAFAYFYISITYNPVEMANNLRKNSGTIPGIRPGKPTSDYISRVLSRIILIGALALSIVVLVPMLTGSLTNINLALGGTTIIIVVGVAIETARTLESQMLMRHYKGFLE from the coding sequence ATGTTTAAGACAATTCGTAACGCGTTCGCTATTCCCGAACTGCGCAAGAAGATCTTTTACACATTCCTCATCATCGCGATTTTCCGCATCGGCGCGGTCATGGTCACGGTTCCGTTCGTGGATCCGGCGGCGCTCACCGCTGCCGCAGGCAACCAATATCTGAGTTATATCAACCTGTTCACCGGCGGCGGCTTCGAAAAAGGCACCTTGTTCGCACTCTCGATTTCGCCGTATATCACATCCTCGATTATCGTCCAATTGCTGACCGTCGCGATCCCGTCCTGGGAGCGCATGCAGAAAGAGGGCGAAGAGGGCAGGAAAAAACTCGGCCAGGTCACCCGTGCCGGCACGGTCATCATGGCGCTGATCGAAGGCTTCTCGTACTTCATGTATCTGCGCAATACCGCTGCCCTGTCGGATGCGGTCATCTATAAAGACGGATTTCAGGGCATCTTCAGCGCGGTCGTCATCATCGCCAGCTATATCGCGGGCGCGACTCTGATGATGTGGCTCGGCGAGCAGATCAACAAAAAGGGCATCGGCAACGGCGTCTCCTTACTGCTGTTTGCCGGTATCGTCGCGAATTTCGACTCAATCATCAGCTCACTCACCAGCGCCTGGAAGAATTACGCGCCGGAAAAGCCGATCTATTACGGCATCGTGCCGCTGCTTGCAGTCCTGCTGTTGGTTGAGATTTACTTCGTCGTCTATATGGACGCCGCGGAGCGCCGCCTGCCGGTTCAGTACGCCAAACGTGTCGTCGGCAGAAAGGTCTACGGCGGCCAGAACACCAATATGCCGCTGAAAGTCAACATGGCGAACGTCCTCCCGGTCATCTTCGCCAACTCCCTTCTGTCGCTGCCGACCATGCTGCTCGGCTTCGGCGTGGGTGTTACCGCATATGATTCCAGCGGAAATCCGAGCGCGTTTACTGGCTTCGGCAACTTCCTGAAATGGTTCAGCTACCAGGGCGCCGCATACATGATCTTGTATATCGTCCTGATCGTCGCGTTTGCGTACTTCTACATCTCGATCACCTACAATCCGGTCGAAATGGCGAATAACCTGCGTAAAAACAGCGGAACCATCCCCGGAATCCGTCCCGGCAAACCCACTTCGGATTATATCTCCCGCGTTTTGTCAAGGATTATTCTGATCGGCGCTTTGGCGCTGTCCATCGTCGTTTTGGTCCCGATGCTCACCGGCTCGCTGACCAACATCAATTTGGCTCTCGGCGGAACGACCATCATCATCGTCGTCGGCGTCGCAATCGAGACGGCCAGAACGCTTGAATCCCAGATGCTCATGCGGCATTACAAGGGATTCCTTGAATAA
- the rplO gene encoding 50S ribosomal protein L15 has protein sequence MKLNELSPAPGSSFEPKRKGRGIGSGNGKTAGKGHKGQKARTGGGVRPGFEGGQMPLSRRLPKRGFTNIFAKIYVGVNVSALEKFDNGAVVDSKALLEKRIIRKTGDGLKILGSGNLTKKLTVKAAAFSESAKQKIEAVGGTAEVV, from the coding sequence ATGAAGCTCAACGAACTTTCACCCGCGCCGGGTTCCAGTTTCGAACCCAAACGCAAGGGCAGAGGCATCGGCTCCGGCAACGGCAAGACGGCCGGCAAAGGCCATAAAGGCCAGAAAGCCCGCACCGGCGGCGGTGTCCGTCCCGGTTTCGAAGGCGGCCAGATGCCGCTGAGCCGCCGCCTCCCGAAGCGCGGTTTTACCAACATCTTTGCAAAAATATACGTCGGCGTCAACGTCAGCGCACTTGAAAAATTCGATAACGGCGCAGTGGTCGACAGCAAGGCACTCCTCGAAAAACGGATCATCCGCAAGACGGGCGACGGGCTCAAGATTCTCGGCAGCGGGAATCTGACCAAGAAGCTCACCGTCAAAGCGGCCGCATTCAGCGAGAGCGCCAAACAGAAGATTGAAGCGGTCGGCGGAACAGCAGAGGTGGTATGA
- the rpmD gene encoding 50S ribosomal protein L30 — MADLKITLTKSLIGRYQKHIDTANSLGLRKIGDATVQPDNVQTRGKLEKISYLVDVEVQK, encoded by the coding sequence ATGGCAGACCTCAAAATAACGCTTACCAAGAGCTTGATCGGCCGGTATCAGAAACATATCGACACCGCCAACTCCCTCGGACTGCGCAAGATCGGCGACGCAACCGTTCAGCCGGACAACGTCCAGACCCGGGGCAAGCTTGAAAAAATCAGTTATCTTGTCGACGTGGAGGTGCAGAAATGA
- the rpsE gene encoding 30S ribosomal protein S5 — protein sequence MAQNERGGRGREQSEFLEKVVAINRVSKTVKGGRIMKFSALVVIGDGKGKVGFGLGKAGEVPDAIRKGVADARNNMHEVCLRGTTIPHEVIGEFGAGRVLLKPAAPGTGVIAGGAVRAVVEAAGISDIRTKALRSNNPCNVVRATMAGLMSLRNAKQVANARGKSVKEIFE from the coding sequence TTGGCACAGAACGAAAGAGGCGGCCGCGGCCGCGAACAGAGCGAATTCTTAGAAAAAGTGGTTGCCATCAACCGTGTTTCCAAAACCGTTAAGGGCGGCCGTATCATGAAGTTTTCGGCGCTCGTCGTCATCGGCGACGGCAAGGGCAAAGTCGGATTCGGACTCGGCAAAGCGGGCGAAGTTCCGGATGCAATCCGCAAAGGCGTCGCGGACGCCAGAAACAACATGCATGAGGTCTGCCTTCGCGGCACTACGATCCCTCATGAAGTTATCGGTGAATTCGGAGCCGGCAGAGTGCTCTTGAAACCGGCGGCACCCGGTACCGGCGTTATCGCCGGCGGTGCGGTGCGCGCGGTGGTAGAAGCGGCCGGCATCAGTGATATCAGAACCAAGGCATTGCGCTCCAACAACCCCTGCAACGTGGTCAGAGCCACGATGGCGGGCCTGATGTCTCTGCGCAACGCAAAACAGGTCGCAAACGCACGCGGCAAATCTGTCAAAGAGATTTTCGAATAA
- the rplR gene encoding 50S ribosomal protein L18 — MVNKPDSNQARAKRHARVRAKISGTPECPRLCVFRSAKHIYAQVIDDVNGVTLASASTLSKDFEGYGGNKDAARKVGKLVAEAAAKKGIKDVVFDRGGYVYHGRIQELADGAREGGLNF; from the coding sequence ATGGTTAACAAGCCCGACAGCAATCAAGCAAGGGCGAAGAGACACGCCCGCGTTCGCGCGAAGATCTCCGGAACCCCGGAGTGCCCGCGTCTGTGCGTGTTTCGTTCCGCAAAGCACATCTACGCTCAGGTCATCGACGATGTGAACGGCGTCACTCTGGCGTCCGCATCCACATTGTCCAAGGACTTCGAGGGGTACGGCGGAAACAAAGACGCCGCCCGCAAGGTCGGCAAACTGGTCGCCGAAGCGGCGGCGAAAAAAGGCATCAAAGACGTCGTCTTTGATCGCGGCGGATACGTCTATCACGGACGTATTCAGGAACTTGCAGACGGCGCCCGCGAGGGCGGACTCAATTTCTAA